The Verrucomicrobiota bacterium genome includes a window with the following:
- a CDS encoding Gfo/Idh/MocA family oxidoreductase: protein MKSFVGAGAMLGLPGLAMGVETTVKAVGANSQVRVAVVGLGGIDVVGGVGGRGRQLIGLLQKVPAAKIVALCDVDKTVLEHGVQQFKERGETVAAHTDYRRILDDQTVDAVVLATPNHWHALGTVWGCQAGKDVYVEKPFSYNIWEGRQMVAAARKYGRMVQVGTQRRASSVLPQVFDFLRSGQIGHIRYAHALVFRPRDGIGKVSAPTVVPESVDYDLWCGPAPKGLLTRRQLHYDWHWGWPTGNAELGNNGLHVLDICRWGLGYATPPRRAMSIGGRFGFNDDGETPNTHLTILDYQPAPIICEIRNYRKAGTAIGLGKYRNSDKGIIIECEGGYFAGDFTSGAVYDRQDRKIKDFQDGRKSGEVETALMANFIEAVRTRKQASLNAEAMEGHISAACCHMGNISHRIGKQSTPGAIQEAIRADQTALEAFTRCQEYLRGNGVDLNATPAVLGPWVTFDAQQEQFVNEFADRANELSRREYREPFVVPRI from the coding sequence GTGAAGAGTTTCGTGGGGGCCGGAGCAATGCTTGGCCTGCCTGGTTTGGCGATGGGCGTTGAAACAACCGTTAAGGCAGTTGGCGCCAATTCCCAAGTTCGGGTGGCGGTGGTGGGACTCGGCGGCATTGATGTTGTCGGCGGTGTGGGTGGGCGGGGACGCCAATTGATCGGCCTGCTGCAAAAGGTTCCTGCCGCGAAGATTGTCGCGTTGTGCGATGTGGATAAAACCGTGTTGGAGCATGGCGTGCAGCAGTTCAAGGAGCGTGGCGAAACGGTGGCCGCACATACCGATTATCGCCGGATTTTGGATGACCAGACGGTGGATGCCGTCGTGCTGGCGACGCCGAATCATTGGCACGCGTTGGGCACGGTATGGGGCTGTCAGGCTGGCAAGGATGTCTATGTCGAAAAACCATTTTCGTATAACATCTGGGAAGGCCGGCAAATGGTGGCTGCGGCGCGGAAATATGGTCGGATGGTGCAAGTGGGCACGCAACGGCGCGCCAGCTCAGTGCTGCCGCAAGTATTCGACTTTTTACGCAGCGGACAGATCGGGCACATTCGCTACGCCCATGCGCTGGTCTTTCGTCCCCGCGATGGCATTGGCAAAGTCAGCGCGCCAACGGTGGTGCCGGAGTCGGTGGATTACGATTTGTGGTGTGGGCCGGCCCCCAAGGGGCTCTTGACGCGCAGGCAATTACACTACGATTGGCATTGGGGTTGGCCGACTGGCAATGCGGAACTCGGCAACAATGGGCTGCATGTCCTTGATATTTGCCGGTGGGGATTGGGGTATGCCACCCCGCCGCGCCGCGCAATGAGCATCGGTGGACGGTTCGGGTTTAATGATGATGGCGAAACGCCCAATACGCATCTGACAATTCTTGATTACCAACCGGCCCCGATCATCTGCGAAATCCGCAATTACCGGAAAGCCGGTACGGCTATCGGTTTGGGTAAATATCGCAATAGCGACAAGGGCATTATCATTGAGTGCGAGGGCGGCTATTTTGCCGGCGATTTCACCAGCGGGGCGGTGTATGACCGGCAGGACCGGAAAATCAAGGACTTTCAGGATGGCCGCAAATCCGGGGAAGTGGAAACGGCGCTGATGGCGAATTTCATCGAGGCTGTGCGCACCCGCAAACAGGCGAGCCTCAACGCGGAAGCGATGGAAGGTCATATCTCCGCTGCCTGTTGTCACATGGGAAATATTTCGCATCGGATTGGCAAACAGAGTACGCCCGGGGCCATTCAGGAAGCCATTCGGGCGGATCAGACAGCGCTTGAGGCGTTCACCCGTTGCCAGGAATACTTGCGAGGAAACGGTGTGGATTTGAACGCCACGCCCGCCGTACTTGGACCGTGGGTGACGTTTGACGCGCAACAGGAGCAGTTCGTCAATGAATTCGCCGACCGCGCCAATGAACTCTCCCGGCGCGAATACCGTGAGCCATTTGTCGTGCCCAGGATTTGA
- a CDS encoding chloride channel protein gives MLARNMAGDTSPLQLIVARLRGFTQKHWRGVLVLRDRLRLSEETLHLLLAGGVGIIGGLVHLLYHWLSHLVQWITFGKTGDILTLARAVGPLHRFLVVAGGTLAAGLILHFGLRLLRNPGRGNLLEVVIAGDGRLPFRPALVKALSSAAGISTGASVGREGLIIQLVAAISSALGRLAKWPPYRLRLLVACGAAAGMAAAFDAPIAGAVFAAQIVLGNFSMRLFAPLVFSSVIAAMMSRRFFGIEQWYVVPNFDFTRLSQLPWFVALGVLSGAAGALFLKLMEQSEKWFGKLSLPVYVKIVLAGLVVGDIAILFPEVLGNGYEGTSEMLNQSMAPEQLIILFLGKVLATVVCIGAGMAGGVFTPTLFLGAALGCLMGASLHAIGLGGALPVGAFGLVGMGSVLAATTQSPLLAIIMIFELSLNYSIMPPLMLACVVATLVSRGLHLESVYTLPLRAKGLYWERDNAKPGSSLELTVGDMMQAPVPPLRENTPFREIADRFLASGFNFLPVVNAEGRFTGMVSLHDLKEYLNAGPELDGVIAMDVMRPPPASLTPNQRLSEVLPVLLVSEARNVPVVNNQQEQKLIGALSRHEVLTMFSDAISTSPSSG, from the coding sequence ATGCTAGCTCGGAACATGGCGGGCGATACGTCACCATTGCAACTGATCGTGGCACGTCTGCGCGGCTTCACGCAGAAGCACTGGCGCGGGGTGCTGGTATTGCGCGACCGCCTACGCCTATCCGAGGAAACGTTGCACCTGCTGCTGGCCGGCGGCGTGGGGATAATTGGAGGTTTGGTCCATCTTTTGTACCATTGGCTCAGCCATCTGGTTCAGTGGATCACGTTTGGCAAAACTGGCGATATCCTGACGCTGGCCAGAGCGGTGGGGCCACTGCACCGTTTTCTAGTGGTAGCCGGTGGCACGCTGGCTGCCGGGCTCATCCTTCATTTCGGTCTGCGGTTGCTGCGCAATCCGGGGCGCGGCAATCTGCTGGAAGTCGTCATTGCCGGTGATGGCCGCCTGCCGTTTCGTCCGGCGTTGGTCAAGGCGCTATCCTCTGCCGCCGGTATCAGCACGGGTGCCTCCGTGGGCCGCGAGGGGTTGATCATTCAACTGGTGGCCGCCATCAGTTCCGCGCTGGGGCGGCTGGCGAAATGGCCGCCTTACCGGCTGCGTCTGCTGGTGGCCTGCGGTGCGGCGGCGGGCATGGCGGCCGCCTTTGATGCGCCCATCGCCGGGGCGGTGTTTGCCGCGCAAATTGTATTGGGTAACTTTTCCATGCGCCTGTTTGCCCCGCTGGTATTTTCCTCGGTGATTGCCGCTATGATGTCCCGGCGCTTTTTCGGCATCGAGCAATGGTACGTGGTGCCTAACTTTGATTTCACGCGGCTGAGTCAGTTGCCATGGTTCGTGGCGCTCGGGGTGCTTTCCGGCGCGGCGGGTGCGCTTTTCCTGAAGCTGATGGAGCAGAGCGAGAAATGGTTCGGCAAGTTATCCCTGCCTGTCTATGTCAAAATCGTGCTGGCCGGCTTGGTGGTCGGCGATATTGCGATCCTGTTTCCGGAAGTGCTGGGCAACGGCTACGAAGGCACCAGCGAAATGCTTAACCAGAGCATGGCACCCGAGCAATTGATCATCCTGTTCCTGGGCAAAGTGCTGGCCACGGTGGTATGCATTGGGGCCGGCATGGCCGGTGGGGTATTCACACCGACGTTATTTCTGGGGGCCGCGCTGGGTTGCCTGATGGGGGCGAGTCTCCACGCCATTGGTTTGGGCGGCGCGCTGCCAGTGGGCGCTTTTGGCCTCGTCGGCATGGGCAGCGTCCTGGCGGCCACCACGCAATCGCCGCTACTCGCCATTATCATGATCTTTGAACTTTCGCTCAATTATTCCATCATGCCGCCGTTAATGTTGGCCTGTGTGGTGGCCACCTTGGTTTCGCGCGGATTGCATCTCGAATCTGTTTATACCCTGCCATTGCGCGCCAAGGGGCTCTATTGGGAACGCGATAATGCCAAGCCCGGCTCTTCCTTGGAACTCACCGTGGGGGACATGATGCAGGCACCGGTGCCGCCGTTGCGCGAAAATACCCCATTTCGTGAAATCGCCGACCGGTTTCTCGCCAGTGGATTCAACTTTTTACCAGTCGTCAACGCGGAGGGGCGCTTCACCGGCATGGTGTCGCTGCACGATCTCAAGGAATATTTGAACGCCGGGCCGGAACTTGACGGAGTGATCGCCATGGACGTCATGCGGCCGCCGCCAGCCAGCCTGACGCCCAACCAAAGACTATCCGAAGTCCTGCCAGTACTGCTGGTGAGCGAGGCGCGCAACGTGCCGGTGGTGAATAATCAGCAGGAACAGAAGTTAATCGGCGCCCTGTCGCGCCACGAGGTTTTAACCATGTTCTCGGATGCGATCTCGACGAGTCCATCTTCCGGGTGA
- a CDS encoding aminotransferase class I/II-fold pyridoxal phosphate-dependent enzyme, with amino-acid sequence MSSFEAQNVIASNVRNIPRSGIRDFFDIVQGMKDVISLGVGEPDFVTPWHIREAAIYALERGRTSYTSNLGLPKLREAIAAHLQKHFHVAYDPKNQIIITVGVSEAMDIALRAIINPSDEIIYHEPCYVSYSPSISMAHGIPVAVSCRAEDGFAVSAAQIERVITPKCKALVLNFPTNPTGGTMTRAELEKIAAIVVRHNLVLLTDEIYSELTFEGEHVSIAALPGMLERTIFLHGFSKAYAMTGFRIGYACGPAAIIEAMMKIHQYSMLCASIISQEAAIEAINHGLPDTAHMRDQYRLRRNFIVKALNDMGLTCHLPRGSFYAFPCIRSTGLNSKEFAVKLLEQEKVACVPGSAFGPSGEGYLRCCFATALDQIQIATERMARFVERTRKAG; translated from the coding sequence ATGTCGTCATTTGAAGCACAGAATGTGATCGCGTCGAATGTCCGGAATATTCCCCGTTCCGGCATTCGCGATTTTTTTGACATTGTCCAAGGGATGAAGGATGTCATCTCCCTCGGCGTGGGTGAACCGGATTTTGTCACCCCCTGGCATATTCGCGAAGCGGCGATTTACGCGCTTGAACGGGGACGCACCAGTTACACCTCCAATCTTGGCCTGCCCAAGCTGCGCGAGGCCATAGCCGCCCACCTGCAAAAACATTTTCACGTGGCCTACGATCCCAAGAACCAGATCATCATCACCGTGGGGGTCAGTGAAGCCATGGATATCGCCTTGCGCGCCATCATCAATCCAAGCGACGAAATCATTTACCATGAGCCATGCTATGTCAGTTACTCGCCAAGCATCTCGATGGCGCACGGCATTCCAGTGGCCGTCTCCTGCCGGGCCGAGGATGGTTTTGCCGTGAGCGCGGCACAGATCGAGCGCGTCATCACGCCCAAATGCAAAGCGCTCGTCCTAAACTTTCCCACTAATCCCACCGGCGGCACCATGACCCGCGCGGAACTGGAAAAGATCGCCGCCATCGTGGTGCGTCACAATCTCGTGTTGCTAACGGATGAAATTTATTCCGAACTCACCTTCGAGGGCGAGCACGTCAGTATTGCCGCGCTGCCGGGAATGCTGGAGCGCACGATTTTTTTGCATGGCTTTTCCAAGGCGTATGCCATGACCGGTTTTCGCATTGGTTACGCGTGCGGACCCGCGGCGATCATCGAAGCGATGATGAAGATTCATCAATACTCGATGTTATGCGCCAGCATCATCAGCCAGGAGGCCGCCATCGAGGCCATCAACCATGGGTTGCCGGATACCGCACACATGCGCGACCAGTATCGCCTGCGCCGCAATTTCATTGTCAAGGCGCTGAACGACATGGGACTCACCTGCCATCTACCGCGCGGTTCCTTTTACGCGTTCCCCTGCATTCGCAGCACCGGACTAAACTCCAAGGAGTTCGCCGTGAAACTGCTGGAGCAGGAAAAAGTGGCCTGCGTGCCTGGCAGCGCCTTCGGTCCGTCCGGTGAAGGTTATCTGCGCTGTTGTTTCGCCACCGCCCTGGATCAAATCCAGATCGCCACGGAACGCATGGCGCGGTTTGTGGAACGAACCCGCAAGGCTGGATAA
- a CDS encoding nucleoside-diphosphate kinase: MAEQLAYVIITPYSLRKSRTGGILARLLTRTGLELAGARMFSPSVELAREYSQTILSGQNPQEQKVQELIRDYILKNLSPDSKTKRGRRVMMLLFRGDDAVRKVRKVVGNFLWSSHGGETIRDTYGDIILDEHDQVQYFEPAVLAAPNAEEGIVKLKLWARYSDTDGGVLNDTIAYQPDEKPERTLVLIKPDNFRFPSGRPGNMIDFFSRTGLYIVGIKVHRMSVAQAMEFYGPVREILRTKMKDVVGPKARAAIEKETGIKLPDLVERELGETLGPIYGDNQFENIVRFMSGRAPSECTPEMRSQPGTEKCIAIVYEGPNAVAKIRDVLGPTDPSKAPPGSIRREFGSTIMVNAGHASDSVESATREFGIVQPAENTFRAVVEEFYGKA, from the coding sequence ATGGCTGAACAACTCGCATACGTAATCATTACGCCTTATTCCCTCCGCAAGTCCAGAACGGGCGGCATTCTCGCACGGCTCTTGACCCGCACCGGTTTGGAATTGGCGGGGGCACGCATGTTTTCTCCCAGCGTGGAATTGGCCAGGGAATATTCTCAGACCATCCTTTCGGGGCAGAATCCCCAGGAGCAAAAAGTGCAGGAATTGATTCGGGATTATATTTTGAAAAATTTATCGCCCGATTCCAAGACCAAACGCGGCCGCCGGGTCATGATGCTGCTGTTTCGGGGTGATGACGCCGTGCGCAAGGTGCGCAAGGTGGTGGGCAATTTCTTATGGAGTTCCCATGGCGGAGAAACCATCCGGGATACCTATGGGGACATCATCCTGGATGAGCATGACCAGGTGCAGTACTTCGAGCCGGCGGTGCTGGCCGCGCCCAACGCGGAAGAGGGCATCGTCAAATTGAAGTTGTGGGCCCGGTATTCGGATACCGATGGCGGCGTGTTGAACGACACGATCGCCTATCAGCCCGATGAAAAACCCGAACGCACGCTGGTGCTGATCAAGCCGGACAACTTCCGTTTTCCGAGCGGGCGCCCGGGTAACATGATTGATTTTTTCAGCCGCACAGGGCTCTACATCGTGGGCATCAAAGTACACCGGATGAGTGTGGCGCAGGCCATGGAGTTCTATGGGCCCGTGCGGGAGATACTGCGGACCAAAATGAAGGATGTGGTCGGACCCAAGGCGCGGGCGGCGATTGAAAAGGAAACCGGCATCAAGCTGCCTGACTTGGTCGAGCGCGAACTGGGCGAGACGTTGGGGCCAATTTATGGCGACAACCAGTTCGAGAATATCGTACGGTTTATGTCCGGCCGGGCGCCGAGTGAATGCACGCCGGAAATGCGTAGCCAGCCGGGCACGGAGAAATGCATTGCGATTGTTTACGAAGGGCCGAATGCGGTGGCTAAAATTCGGGATGTTCTGGGGCCCACGGACCCTTCAAAGGCACCGCCTGGTTCCATTCGCCGCGAATTCGGTTCCACCATCATGGTCAACGCGGGACATGCGAGCGACTCGGTGGAGAGTGCCACGCGCGAGTTTGGGATCGTTCAGCCCGCTGAGAATACGTTCCGGGCGGTGGTGGAAGAGTTTTACGGCAAAGCCTGA
- the eboE gene encoding metabolite traffic protein EboE yields MRLSDDRHLAYCTNIHRGESWGETFAALQRHTLAVRDRVCPPGPYAIGLRLGCDAARELSEPQTVNAFRRWLEHNNCYVFTINGFPYGRFHGTRVKEQVYSPDWTTRERLEYTCALFKLLAGLLPTGVEGSVSTVPVSFKSFIMEEAQLVAARDNLWHCIDYLERLQARTGKILHLGLEPEPLCYLETSEETVRFFETMRRHRPGDARLGQFLGVNYDCCHLAIEFESATAALDRLIGHGIKISKVHLSNALAVFPTVEACNVLRQFQDQVYLHQVVVRGQDGTLTRHRDLDVALAACAPVDHPVAREQLSEWRVHFHIPLHSPPQTWGGNTVGHVCEVLDRMATQPGVCRHFEMETYTWEVMPASMRAVAVVDQLAAEYQWTLGEFAKRGVLAI; encoded by the coding sequence ATGCGACTGAGTGATGACCGGCATCTGGCGTATTGCACCAATATCCATCGGGGCGAGAGTTGGGGTGAGACGTTTGCGGCATTGCAACGCCACACCTTGGCGGTGCGGGATCGGGTTTGCCCGCCCGGGCCGTATGCCATCGGGTTGCGCTTGGGATGTGACGCCGCGCGGGAACTAAGCGAACCGCAAACCGTCAACGCCTTTCGACGATGGTTGGAGCACAATAACTGTTACGTTTTTACCATCAACGGGTTCCCATATGGGCGTTTCCATGGAACCCGGGTCAAAGAGCAGGTGTATTCGCCCGATTGGACCACCCGGGAACGGCTGGAATATACCTGCGCCCTGTTTAAATTGCTGGCAGGTTTGCTGCCAACCGGGGTTGAGGGCAGCGTCAGCACCGTGCCGGTTTCCTTCAAATCCTTCATCATGGAGGAGGCCCAACTCGTGGCGGCGCGGGATAACCTGTGGCACTGCATTGATTATCTGGAACGCCTGCAAGCCCGTACCGGCAAGATACTGCATTTGGGGTTGGAGCCGGAGCCGTTGTGTTATCTGGAAACCAGTGAGGAAACGGTGCGTTTTTTTGAGACCATGCGCCGTCACCGCCCGGGGGATGCGCGGCTTGGCCAATTTCTGGGGGTGAATTACGACTGCTGTCATCTGGCCATTGAATTCGAGTCGGCAACCGCCGCACTGGATCGCTTGATCGGGCATGGAATCAAAATCAGCAAGGTACACCTGAGCAACGCGCTCGCGGTGTTCCCCACCGTGGAGGCGTGCAACGTCTTGCGCCAATTTCAGGATCAGGTGTACCTGCATCAAGTGGTGGTCCGGGGCCAGGACGGGACCTTGACGCGCCATCGGGATTTGGATGTGGCCTTGGCGGCATGCGCGCCGGTGGATCATCCTGTCGCGCGGGAGCAACTGTCGGAATGGCGGGTGCATTTCCACATTCCACTGCACAGCCCGCCACAGACCTGGGGCGGCAACACGGTCGGCCATGTGTGCGAGGTGTTGGACCGGATGGCAACCCAGCCGGGCGTATGCCGACATTTCGAGATGGAAACGTACACGTGGGAAGTGATGCCCGCGTCTATGAGAGCGGTCGCGGTCGTGGATCAATTGGCGGCGGAGTACCAGTGGACCCTGGGTGAATTTGCCAAACGGGGTGTGCTGGCGATCTGA
- a CDS encoding ferredoxin, producing MADKSNKYPINAAGKFYVDNQCIDCDLCRETAPNNFKRNEEGGFSYIFKQPENPEEEAQCNEAKEGCPVEAIGNDGA from the coding sequence ATGGCAGACAAATCAAATAAATATCCGATTAATGCCGCTGGCAAGTTTTACGTGGACAATCAATGCATTGACTGCGATCTCTGCCGCGAAACGGCTCCCAATAACTTCAAACGCAACGAAGAAGGCGGTTTCTCGTACATCTTCAAGCAACCTGAGAATCCTGAAGAAGAAGCTCAGTGCAATGAAGCCAAAGAAGGCTGCCCGGTCGAAGCCATTGGCAACGACGGCGCCTAG
- a CDS encoding DUF1802 family protein, with the protein MRIAFKEWAIVVDALGHGEQIIILRKGGIAESQGGFKPEHPQFLLFPTLFHQQRDNVLLAAQRRYDEIAPTLPGPDRLHLEYHGEIVYWERLDSLAMAERLRGQHIWRDEVIAERFDWGKQKNIFAMAVRVYRLPQPVDLPMLPAYGGCKSWVELDQDIPLSQAHPVLSDSAFAAHLQRLSFTHK; encoded by the coding sequence ATGCGAATTGCATTCAAAGAATGGGCCATCGTGGTGGATGCCCTGGGACACGGGGAACAAATCATCATCCTGCGCAAAGGCGGCATCGCCGAGAGCCAAGGCGGGTTCAAGCCCGAGCACCCGCAATTCCTGCTGTTCCCCACCCTCTTCCATCAACAACGGGATAACGTCCTCCTCGCTGCCCAACGGCGCTACGATGAAATCGCCCCCACGCTGCCCGGGCCCGACCGTTTGCATCTCGAATATCACGGGGAAATCGTGTATTGGGAACGTCTCGATTCCCTGGCCATGGCCGAACGCCTGCGCGGCCAGCACATCTGGCGCGATGAAGTGATCGCTGAACGCTTCGACTGGGGCAAACAAAAGAACATCTTTGCCATGGCCGTGCGGGTCTATCGCCTGCCCCAACCCGTGGACCTGCCCATGCTGCCTGCCTACGGCGGTTGCAAATCCTGGGTGGAACTGGACCAAGACATTCCTCTTAGCCAGGCGCATCCGGTTCTTTCCGACTCCGCCTTTGCCGCACACCTGCAACGCCTGTCCTTCACCCACAAGTAA
- a CDS encoding Maf family protein, with product MKLPSLILASASPRRAQLLRELELEFQVVPGNAPEADYQHMTPRELCQLNAYRKARVVAKRFPDALVLGADTEVALGARIFGKPANLAEAQRFLTELQGKTHEVVTGVCLAHLRWHRVQLFAVGTKVTFRKLTLAEIDAYLQHIQPLDKAGAYAIQEHGELIIKKITGSYSNVVGLPVERLIQELRKFARR from the coding sequence ATGAAACTGCCATCCCTGATCCTGGCTTCAGCCTCTCCACGTCGCGCGCAACTCCTGCGGGAATTGGAGCTGGAATTCCAAGTCGTGCCCGGCAACGCCCCGGAGGCCGACTACCAGCACATGACCCCGCGCGAACTCTGCCAACTGAACGCCTATCGCAAAGCGCGGGTCGTTGCCAAACGGTTTCCCGACGCGCTCGTGCTCGGGGCGGATACCGAAGTCGCCCTGGGTGCCCGCATCTTCGGCAAACCGGCCAATCTGGCGGAGGCCCAACGGTTCCTGACCGAATTGCAGGGTAAAACCCATGAAGTCGTCACCGGCGTTTGCCTGGCACATCTGCGGTGGCATCGCGTCCAACTCTTCGCGGTGGGCACCAAGGTCACCTTCCGCAAACTTACGCTGGCGGAAATTGACGCCTACCTCCAGCACATCCAACCGTTGGACAAAGCTGGCGCTTATGCCATCCAGGAACACGGCGAATTGATTATCAAAAAAATCACCGGTTCATACAGCAACGTCGTCGGCTTGCCGGTCGAACGCTTGATCCAGGAACTGCGGAAATTCGCGCGGCGTTAA
- a CDS encoding thioredoxin domain-containing protein, whose translation MQFDKIMTKSLRPPNHLAREKSPYLLQHQYNPVDWHPWGNEAFEKARTENKPIFLSIGYATCHWCHVMERESFENPEVAAFLNVHFVSIKVDREERPDVDKIYMTAIQALTGQGGWPLSAFLTPDLQPFFGGTYFPPENRYHRPSFMSVLKQLHQVWEERRGDVLQTGREIQGQLTTYLRQRAPESAQPSPALLQQAGTIFKQDYDSTHGGFGRAPKFPQPSIPAFLLRYGVRFNDLEAVRMVLYTCERMAAGGIHDQLGGGFARYSVDQEWLVPHFEKMLYDNAQLLDLYLDAYLISNEPKFATVARGIVAYLLRDMTHPDGGFFSAEDADSEGKEGKFYCWTHAEIATLLSPEEFNVAVKYYGVTEEGNFVDHSDPQPLPNQNVLSVADANVDTADHPLLASAKEKLFTARSRRVRPFLDDKVLASWNGLMLGALARAAIVLHEPTWLAAAEKNAAFIRKYLWDEPNRTLHHRWRDGERDEVQLLSAYASQLSGHLGLYEATLQPRHLEFAIQLADGLLKRFHDAEAGGFWQSTGAGELIVRVKEDYDGAEPSGNSVAALALLKLGEITGNPTYTQAAEGTLRLFAERLQRLPQAVPHLLLALDYSLEEPRRIVFAGIGGEVLAEPLFLAAHKVYQPNKVILGTGKPVETFAQGLKSLDGKPTAYVCTGTACQPPTHVPEQLVKLLRQA comes from the coding sequence ATGCAATTTGATAAGATCATGACCAAAAGCTTGCGACCGCCCAACCACCTGGCACGGGAGAAATCGCCGTATTTGCTGCAACACCAATACAATCCGGTGGATTGGCATCCCTGGGGCAACGAAGCGTTCGAAAAGGCGCGCACGGAAAACAAACCCATCTTCCTGAGCATCGGTTATGCAACCTGCCATTGGTGCCATGTGATGGAACGGGAATCGTTTGAGAACCCGGAGGTCGCTGCTTTCCTGAACGTGCATTTCGTCAGCATCAAGGTGGACCGCGAGGAACGGCCCGACGTGGATAAGATTTACATGACCGCCATCCAGGCCCTGACGGGCCAGGGCGGCTGGCCCTTGAGCGCGTTTCTGACGCCCGATCTGCAACCGTTTTTCGGCGGCACCTATTTTCCCCCGGAAAACCGATATCACCGGCCGTCGTTCATGAGCGTGTTGAAACAACTGCATCAGGTATGGGAAGAGCGGCGCGGCGACGTGCTGCAGACCGGACGGGAGATACAGGGGCAGTTGACCACCTACCTGCGCCAGCGCGCCCCCGAAAGCGCGCAACCATCCCCCGCCCTGCTGCAACAGGCCGGTACAATCTTCAAGCAGGACTATGATTCCACCCATGGTGGCTTCGGGCGCGCACCCAAGTTCCCCCAGCCGAGTATTCCGGCGTTTTTGCTGCGTTACGGCGTGCGTTTCAACGATCTGGAAGCCGTGCGGATGGTGCTGTACACGTGCGAGCGCATGGCCGCCGGCGGCATTCACGATCAGTTGGGCGGAGGGTTTGCCCGCTATTCAGTGGATCAGGAATGGCTGGTGCCGCACTTCGAGAAAATGCTGTATGACAACGCCCAACTGCTGGACCTTTACCTGGACGCGTATCTCATCAGCAACGAACCCAAGTTTGCGACGGTGGCGCGCGGCATTGTGGCGTATCTGCTGCGTGACATGACGCATCCTGACGGCGGCTTTTTCTCCGCCGAGGACGCGGACAGCGAGGGCAAGGAAGGAAAATTCTATTGCTGGACACACGCGGAAATAGCGACGCTGCTATCCCCCGAGGAGTTCAATGTGGCGGTAAAATATTACGGCGTCACGGAGGAAGGTAATTTCGTGGATCACAGCGATCCGCAGCCGCTGCCAAACCAGAATGTGCTGAGTGTGGCGGATGCCAATGTGGACACCGCCGATCACCCCCTGCTGGCCTCCGCCAAGGAAAAGTTATTTACGGCGCGCAGCCGACGCGTGCGCCCGTTTCTGGATGACAAGGTGCTGGCGTCGTGGAACGGGCTGATGCTGGGCGCGCTGGCCCGCGCCGCAATCGTGCTGCACGAGCCGACCTGGCTGGCCGCCGCGGAAAAGAATGCGGCGTTCATCCGCAAGTATCTTTGGGATGAACCCAACCGCACGTTGCATCATCGCTGGCGCGACGGCGAGCGGGACGAGGTGCAGTTGCTCAGCGCGTACGCTTCCCAGTTATCAGGCCACCTTGGCTTGTACGAAGCCACGTTGCAGCCCCGTCATCTGGAGTTTGCCATCCAGCTTGCCGATGGCCTGTTGAAACGGTTTCACGATGCCGAAGCTGGTGGTTTCTGGCAAAGCACCGGGGCTGGAGAACTCATTGTGCGCGTGAAAGAAGATTACGATGGTGCCGAGCCCTCCGGGAACAGTGTGGCGGCGCTTGCGCTGTTGAAGCTGGGCGAGATTACCGGAAACCCGACGTACACGCAGGCAGCAGAAGGCACCCTGCGCCTGTTTGCAGAGCGCCTGCAACGGTTGCCACAGGCTGTGCCTCACCTCTTATTGGCTTTGGATTACTCGCTGGAGGAACCACGCCGGATCGTATTCGCGGGAATCGGCGGAGAAGTGCTGGCGGAACCATTATTCCTGGCCGCACACAAGGTATATCAGCCCAACAAAGTTATCCTGGGCACAGGAAAACCCGTGGAAACGTTTGCGCAAGGTTTGAAATCGCTCGATGGGAAACCAACCGCGTATGTATGCACCGGCACGGCGTGTCAACCGCCAACCCACGTCCCTGAGCAACTGGTGAAACTGTTGCGCCAAGCCTGA